AATCAGGTTGTAAATGGGCAGCAAACTCGGAGGAAAAGAAACTGCCATATACGGGTGAAGTCAGAAATGTATCGTGAACGATGAGAACCGGGTAAATATTCTTAAGAGTCCGAAACTCATCGTCTTTGCCTGCCCGTTTCTTGGTGGCTAGTGATTCAGCCGCTCTCGCGAGTTGGCCAACGCCTTTGAGCTTTAGACGCCCCTTTGAGTTGCTAGTGATACTGTATTTATCCCGCATCGACTGTAGGAGAGTCTCGTAGTCGTCGCATAGGACAGCGGTTTCTGGTATGAGCCCCGATTTGACTTCAAACAGCACAACCTCTAAAGCATCGTTAAGCAATCCGTCTATCTCAACCGAGTTGCCTGCGCTGTCCGCAATTTGGATATTCCGAGAAAAACGCTTTGCCAGACCTCCAGAGGAGGCAAACATACGTCCCAGAATGTCAAGTACATAATCTTCAAATGCATGACCAAAGGCGTTAAATAGATCATCGGATTTGTACTTGGGGGATTTCAGTATGTGGAATAGCGGACCAATCGATGCTTTCTCACTGTAAAAGGTGGGGTCAAATATGATTCCCCGGCCGTCCTCAGTACGTAGGATTGGCCTATCCCTCAATGGACGGTAATAAGCAATAGGCGCATCCTCGTATCGGCCAATATCATGGCCGATGCCGGCCCAAAGTGCCTGTTTCAGTTCATCAGGATCCTGAGACTCGAGCTCCAAGTACCGAGAGAATACATCTCCAAACCTCGAATCTTCTTGAAGGTTTCTGACGTTGAAAATTCCGCTGTTATTTCTGGGATTCATAAAGCTCGTGACCATGGCCGCAAAAGCAATAAAATATTGTTCAACTGAGATTGCCGTCGCTGAAAAGAAATCGGCATCAAAGGAGTGGCAATACTTGGGAAGGTACTGATTAAACAACGCCCAACCACGACCCAGTGATTGAGTCAATTCTGGAGCCGCTGTAATTCCTTCCACACTCTTCCTATTAGGTCCCAGAGCTCTTCTTCGGGCGAGGTCTATACCTCCATCAAGCGAGAATTTATTCTTAAATATGCGGTTAGCCCATATGTCACTCGCTATGAGAGCAGCCTGCGCGAACTTTCTTCTTATCTGAGGGTCCTCATAAGTCGTTCCATCTCCAGGATGATCGATACTCAAAAGGGCTACCCAACGAAACAGCTCAAGAATTTGGCCTCGAAAGAATACCTTGATTCTATTTGCACCTCCGTGGCTATGGGCGAAATCATTGATCGCTTGGATATCTCTCGAAGTGAAGAACTGATTGAGGCCGAATTGTTGCGCTCTTAAGCTGTCTGTGCTGGCACTGGCGGAAACCACAAGATTCAGACGGGCGCACCAAAAGAGTGTATCAGTCCTGCTCAAGTCCGAGAGCAGAGACCTGAATGTGCTGATGTCACTCTGAACCTCAGGGAAGACTTCCGAGACTGGTACGTATACGCCTATTTGGTTCCGACTTTCCATGTCAATGCTCGATCAATTGAAATGGGGAAAACTTGTCTACTCCTGCAGCCGGGTGTGGACTGGCTTGGCTGACCGGCATCAGCGGGCGCGTTTTTTTGGCGATTTGCTGAATGCCGATGTTATCATGTAGTTTTCTATGCTCCTATCTTCGAGCGTATCGAAATGATATATGCTCTCCACAAATAAAACCAATATACTGATACGGCGAATACGACTAGATCAAAACCGCCGATCATTTTGTATAACCATTTTGGTATTTTACTATTTTCTGGCATTGAGAAGAAGAGATGTGCAACTGTGAGATAAATGCAGTAAAGCATGCCCAAACCTATCATGAATGAAAAAATACTAGGACCTATTTTACCTTCTGAAAAAGGAGAGCCAACCCAACTACCGTATTTGATCATTTTGACGTTAGTCATACCTTCAGGCGTAGAAATAGCGTGAGCAATTATGCTTTGAAAGTTTAGATACATAAGATGAAAAACAATGATCGATGCAAAAAAAAGGATGCCAAAAATTAGAGAGAAATACTCTGGATAAATATTCATATCTAAAAATTTAAGGGGTGAACTTTCCTTGTAATATCTGTTGTTCAATAGGCGAATGACTCCTATAATTCCATAAGTTGCGAAAGTGATTACATACAGATGGAAGAATCGGCCAATAGCCTCAAGTGATTTCATAAGAGATTCTTCCATATCAATTCCTCAATAACGTGGTGCTGACCCGGCTGGGGTTGAGCGCCAGCGAAAGCCCAGACGGCGTCCAGCACATGGTTAAGCGTTCCTTTTAGAAGTTTCCACCATCGATTATTTTTTTTCTGTTTAGGAAAATAAAGACCGAACTTGCTGCCAAAGAGCTAAAGAATCCAATGAGGAAACCTATAAATCTCTCTTTCCATATTTGTTTTCTGAATTGCTCTTGTTGCAACCCTAAAATTGATTCGACGAGTTCCTTGTCAACTTTTACAATTGGTTCAAGCCTTTCTTTTTCCTTTCTAAGTTTGTCAACTGACAGCTTATCTTTTTGGAGCTTTTCTCTATGCTGAGTAAGAAAGTCCTGAAGTTCACCCATTGCTCCCTGCATTTCATCTAATTTTTGAATTTGGGCTTTAATTCTTTCGTCATCGGGTAACACTTTTGACTGTGGCAAAATCCATTCCGCTATAGCGCCACCAAGTAACCCTGCCACGGCCCCAATCAACAAAGAACGTAATATAGTTTTATAAACAGTTGGCATCTCGATAAGTATTTACGCTTAACGCGAAAATCACCGGTTTTATCCGGTGCATTTTCTGGTTAGAAATTCTGTTTCGTGTTCAAGAATTTCTATATCGCTCTTTTTGGCCCCAAAAATGCGAATATAGACCCGTTTTTAGGCCCTTTGTCGCTTTAACCAGCTTAATTTATGGCGTTTTTATTGGCCCGACCCCAGTTCCACACATGTTTCATAAACCAGCGTTTTGCCTTGGCGGGCACGCCAAGACGCATCGGATATACCAAGTTCAGAATTTTATGGCATAGTTTTTTAATCTCTGGAAGTTCAGCATCAAAGCAACTTATACCATTCTCCGAGATGTGTTCCGCACCGTGCTGGGCCTGGGCCATCAAACCGGCGTGAATGCTGTGGAGGAACTGGAGCTTTCCGCGCAAAGCTTGGAGCTTCTTCGTGAGGTCGGCCTTCCCTCGACTTGCTTCCCAATCGGCAATCTGGACTAGTAGCTCGGTGAAGTCATCGGGAAGCGGGGGGGCAGGCGGCGGAACGAGATTCCGCCACTCTTCATCGTCGCCAAGGATCTGGGGCACCGTTTCCAATCCCCCCGCCTTCCGCCAAGCTGGGGCAAGTTCCAAGCTTATAAGTATCTCCTCAATCACTAGAAACACGCGCATGAATAGCCGCCGCTTGTCGCCTTTACGCACTATCAAGATGCCGAGAATCGTAGTCAGGGTGCTGAGCGCCCAGCCTGCAAAAACAAGCAACGTACTTTCCCAGATGTTCACGCCACCCTCCACGATTCTACCCCTGCTGTCAGGCACCCTAACGCCAGCTGTTGAGCCGCGAGAATCGCAGGCAAGAGAAGGAAATTGTAGTTTATTTTCTTCTCTTGCTGAGAATCGCAGTCGGCTACAAGATGAGCAACGATCGGTCTATCTGTCATTGCATTCCTCTTAGGGCCTAACGCCGCCTTCACCAGTTTATCTGGTGAAAGGCGTGGTTGGAACAAATTTGAAAAATACTATATTTTGTCAATGTGTAGGTCTGCCCACTTTATTTTTTATGTCTTTTTAACGTCAATTTGAGACCAATCCGAGAAATGATTCCCAAAAATCCCGCAGTCTCATGCTGGGGTCGAAATCATGTTTTTCGACAAAGACTTCATCAAAATCAGTGGAAGTTTGAGCTAAAAAGCTTGAAAGCGCATCCAGCTTTTCAACTGCTTTTGAGATACGACGATCATCTGTATTCGGCTCTACAGCCCCATCCTCTCCTTCTGAAATGTAACCTCTCTCATGCGCGTCTCCAACTTCCTCTCTTAACCAGTCTTTGTCCCAATATGATGGGACCCAGGAGCCGCCATAATATTCATAATATATGGCTTCTACCGCAACATTAGGCAATTTATTAAGATAATCTTTAGCATCTTTAATAAGGGCCTTGAACTGGTCCCATTCATCCATGTCCTCTAATAGCACATCCTGGACAGCCTTGCTGTCCTTGAGTTTCTTAATCTTTTTAATCGTGTTTTTAGCCTTCTCCAATTGTTCTTCTAAGTCTTCGACATCTTGCAAGGCAGTTTCATAATTATCTTGCATCTCAGTATATTTTTCGATGGAGACTTTAGTAAACCCGTCCAGCTTTGGGATCAATTTCTTTATCTTCTTGAGGAATTGATCTCTTTTGACATTCCACCGGCTTGTAGGGCTATGTTTCTCGATATCACCGTCTTCTATGATCCTATCACGTAAACTGTCCAGATCTTCAGGGCTATCTATTTTCCCGACCTCCTTATTTTTCAACACAGCTTCCAAGTCTGAATATTCAAGCGGTGGGCAGATGATGGGAAAAGACGAATGCGTCATTGCCCATGCAGCTCCAAGTTCGCACAAGCAGAAGGAGCTTTCATAATAACTTGGCGTGACGACCATGATAACCAGGAAAGGAGCTTGAATTTTCTCATGGATGAATTCGATTAAATCCTTACCTTTAGGGATATCCATTCCTTCAAGAGATGTGCAGAATACTTGGTCGTGATTAAGCCCTATCCCTGTCTGAAGAAGGTCAACAAAGGCATCAATCAGATTTTTATCAGCCGAAGAGTGGCTGATGAAAAGGTGTGGGACTTTTTTTACGGTAAGTTTTTTTCTTTGCATATCAATCCTCTAATAGTCGAGATCATCGTCGTGCACTTGCTAATTGACGATGTTTTTTCTTTATCTCATCGAATTCGTTGATCTCCTGTATTAGCATTTCGCGTGTGGGTTTAACCGGGACATAAGCATCGCTATGAAGATGCCCTTCGATATATTTTGACAGAGACTCATGTTTATCAATTACCCGCTGGAATAGATCCCCATCCCAAACAACATCCTTTAACCGCCCTGGGCTGATCCGCTCAT
The sequence above is drawn from the Deltaproteobacteria bacterium genome and encodes:
- a CDS encoding toll/interleukin-1 receptor domain-containing protein — its product is MQRKKLTVKKVPHLFISHSSADKNLIDAFVDLLQTGIGLNHDQVFCTSLEGMDIPKGKDLIEFIHEKIQAPFLVIMVVTPSYYESSFCLCELGAAWAMTHSSFPIICPPLEYSDLEAVLKNKEVGKIDSPEDLDSLRDRIIEDGDIEKHSPTSRWNVKRDQFLKKIKKLIPKLDGFTKVSIEKYTEMQDNYETALQDVEDLEEQLEKAKNTIKKIKKLKDSKAVQDVLLEDMDEWDQFKALIKDAKDYLNKLPNVAVEAIYYEYYGGSWVPSYWDKDWLREEVGDAHERGYISEGEDGAVEPNTDDRRISKAVEKLDALSSFLAQTSTDFDEVFVEKHDFDPSMRLRDFWESFLGLVSN